GCACGGCCATTACGCTATCGCTTACTACGCTGCGCTGATTGAAGCGGGCATCATCCCGGAAAGCGAGCTGGAAACCTACGGCTCCGACGACAGCCGCCTGCCGATGTCCGGCATGGCGTCTTATACGCCAGCGATGGAAATCTCCGGCGGTTCGCTGGGCCAGGGGCTGAGCATCGCGGTCGGTATGGCGCTGGGTCTGAAACAGAAAAAAAATCCGGCGCTGATCATCAACTCCATGTCAGACGGTGAACTGGACGAAGGCTCTACCTGGGAAGCAGCGATGTCAGCGGCGCATCACGGGCTGGATAACCTGATTAACCTGGTTGACGTCAACCGCCAGCAGGCGGACGGCAACTCGCAGAAAATCCTCGGTTATGAACCGCTGCACGACAAATGGGCCGCTTTCGGCTGGTACGTACAGCGCGTTGACGGCAACGATCTGCGTCAGGTGATTGCCGCCTTCGATAACGCTAAAAACCATAGCGCACCGGTGCCGCGCGTGATTATCTGCGACACGCTGATGGGCAAAGGCGTTCCTTTCCTTGAGGAACGTGACAAAAACCACTTTATCCGCGTCGATGCCGACGAGTGGCAGAAAGCGCTGGCCATATTAGATGCTCAACCACAAGGAGTCGCATGATGTCGCAGTCACAGTCTAAACCCCGTTTGACCACCTCGGCGATGATCGCCTCCATTGCGGAAGAAGGTCAGGAAACCCGCTCCGCGCCGTTCGGTCATGCGCTGGTGGAACTGGCGCGCCAGCGTCAGAATATTGTCGGCATGACCGCCGACCTGGCAAAATATACCGACCTGCACATCTTTGCTCAGGCTTACCCGGATCGCTTCTTCCAGATGGGGATGGCAGAGCAGCTGCTGATGGGCGCGGCGGGCGGGATGGCGAAAGAGGGATTCATTCCCTTCGTCACCACCTACGCCGTGTTCGCCACGCGCCGCGCCTACGATTTTATCCATCAGGTGATCGCCGAAGAACACCTGAACGTGAAAATCGCTGCCGCCCTGCCCGGCCTGACTACCGGCTACGGCCCCAGTCACCAGGCGACGGAAGATATGGCTATCATGCGCGGCATTCCCGGCATGACGATTATCGATCCCTGCGACGCGCTCGATATTGAGCAGGCGGTGCCAGCGATGGCTGAGCATAACGGCCCGGTTTACCTGCGCCTGCTGCGCGGTAAGGTGCCGGTGGTGCTGGATAAATATCACTATCGCTTTGAAATCGGTAAGGCAAAACTGCTGGAAGACGGCAAGGATGTGCTGATTATCGCCTCCGGCCTGATGACCATGCGCGCGCTGGCGGTTGCGGAGCAGCTGCGCAAGGAGAACATCAGCGTAGCGGTACTGCACTCGCCTACCATTAAACCGCTGGATGAGAAAACCATCCTGGAGCAGGCGGCGAAACCGGGACGTCTGGTGATCACCGCCGAAAACCATACGGCGGTAGGCGGCCTGAGCGAAGCGGTGGCCTCGCTGCTGATGCGTAAAGGGGTGCATGTCGATTTCGATACCATTGCCCTGCCCGATGCGTTCCTGGACGCCGGTGCGCTGCCGACGCTACACGATCGTTACGGCATTTCCATTGCCATGATGATTGAGAAGATCAAAGCGCGCCTGAAATAACCCGCAGGTCGTCGGTTTCATCCGGCGACCTGCTTCCCCCACAAGAACAATATTTTTCCTTTTTATTTACTTATCCTTGATTTATCCCTTCATTTTGCTGCTTTTTCATCCGTATTCGCCAGATAATCGGGCAGCCATTTAGCAGAAAAGGTGCATGGCGCAAGTTGGATGTTAGCGCAATGTTCAGAAAACCAGCGTTCGATCAAAATTTCATTTTTTTTTGCTTCGGCATTGACAAGCCGGTGGGCCTTGCGAAACGCGGACTTAAGAAAAAAGCTGAAAAAAGCAAGTCTTCAGCAAGACAAAATCAGTATTGTGCTGGAGCGATAACTTACTAGAATACTCACCATCTAGTTGTTCATTCATTCTTCAACCCCTACATATAGTGTTTATCCACAGAGTTACTCACAAAGAGCAGTCTGTGTATAAACAGGGGGAACACTTTTCACGGACAGGTAAAACGCGACATGAATCAGAGTCTGCTCGTCACTAAACGCGATGGCCGCAAAGAGCGCATCAATCTGGATAAAATCCACCGGGTTCTCGACTGGGCTGCGGAAGGTTTGAATAACGTTTCCGTCTCTCAGGTTGAGCTGCGTTCGCACATCCAGTTCTACGACGGCATTAAAACCTCCGATATTCACGAAACCATCATCAAGGCCGCTGCCGATCTGATTTCACGTGACGCGCCTGATTATCAGTATATGGCCGCTCGCCTGGCCATTTTCCACCTGCGTAAAAAAGCCTACGGCCAGTTTGAGCCGCCTGCACTGTACGATCAGGTCTCGCGCATGGTCGAAATGGGTAAATATGACCGCCATCTGCTGGAAGACTACAGCCGCGAAGAGTTCGAGCTGATGGATGGCTTTATCGACCACTGGCGCGATATGAACTTCTCCTACGCGGCGGTGAAGCAGCTGGAAGGCAAATATCTGGTGCAGAACCGCGTCAGCGGCGAAATCTATGAAAGCGCTCAGTTCCTCTATATTCTGGTTGCCGCCTGCCTGTTCTCCAACTATCCACGCGAGACGCGTCTGGATTATGTGAAGCGTTTTTATGACGCGGTTTCCACGTTTAAAATCT
The sequence above is a segment of the Mixta intestinalis genome. Coding sequences within it:
- a CDS encoding transketolase; this translates as MSQSELQKVAAAAWRIRRYALRMGEVQGQGYIGQALGIADVLATAFCHTMNFRPDEPEWEGRDRFLLSHGHYAIAYYAALIEAGIIPESELETYGSDDSRLPMSGMASYTPAMEISGGSLGQGLSIAVGMALGLKQKKNPALIINSMSDGELDEGSTWEAAMSAAHHGLDNLINLVDVNRQQADGNSQKILGYEPLHDKWAAFGWYVQRVDGNDLRQVIAAFDNAKNHSAPVPRVIICDTLMGKGVPFLEERDKNHFIRVDADEWQKALAILDAQPQGVA
- a CDS encoding transketolase family protein, whose protein sequence is MSQSQSKPRLTTSAMIASIAEEGQETRSAPFGHALVELARQRQNIVGMTADLAKYTDLHIFAQAYPDRFFQMGMAEQLLMGAAGGMAKEGFIPFVTTYAVFATRRAYDFIHQVIAEEHLNVKIAAALPGLTTGYGPSHQATEDMAIMRGIPGMTIIDPCDALDIEQAVPAMAEHNGPVYLRLLRGKVPVVLDKYHYRFEIGKAKLLEDGKDVLIIASGLMTMRALAVAEQLRKENISVAVLHSPTIKPLDEKTILEQAAKPGRLVITAENHTAVGGLSEAVASLLMRKGVHVDFDTIALPDAFLDAGALPTLHDRYGISIAMMIEKIKARLK